The proteins below are encoded in one region of Peribacillus muralis:
- a CDS encoding fumarylacetoacetate hydrolase family protein — MKNARVAYAGAIHQACEFNGQLKLADGRIVDEQDVIWLPPLEPRTVFALGLNYADHAKELAFKAPEEPLAFLKGPNTFIGHRGQTKRPIDATYMHYECELAVVIGKTAKNVKKEEAFEYVCGYTIANDYAIRDYLENYYRPNLKVKNRDTCTPIGPWLVDARDIPDPMNLKLKTYVNGKLTQEGNTSDMIFGIAELIQYFSSFMTLSPGDVILTGTPEGLADTAVGDEITTEIEGIGKLVSTIVSDDIFTKGQDHSHIKIPY; from the coding sequence ATGAAAAATGCACGTGTAGCCTATGCTGGTGCCATCCATCAGGCATGCGAATTCAATGGACAGCTAAAATTGGCAGATGGTCGGATCGTTGATGAGCAAGATGTTATCTGGCTTCCTCCGTTGGAGCCCCGTACAGTATTCGCATTAGGTTTGAATTATGCTGACCATGCAAAGGAACTTGCTTTTAAAGCCCCTGAAGAACCCCTGGCTTTCTTAAAAGGGCCCAATACTTTCATCGGACATCGGGGGCAGACAAAACGGCCCATTGATGCCACATATATGCATTATGAATGCGAACTGGCTGTCGTCATCGGAAAAACGGCGAAGAACGTAAAAAAGGAAGAAGCATTCGAATATGTTTGCGGTTATACCATTGCCAATGATTATGCAATAAGAGATTACCTCGAGAACTACTACCGCCCGAACTTAAAGGTTAAAAATCGCGATACTTGCACCCCGATTGGCCCATGGCTCGTCGATGCTAGAGATATTCCAGACCCGATGAACCTTAAGCTGAAGACTTACGTGAACGGGAAATTGACCCAGGAAGGCAATACGTCCGATATGATATTCGGAATTGCTGAATTAATTCAATACTTCAGCAGTTTCATGACACTGAGTCCAGGTGATGTGATATTGACCGGAACACCTGAAGGCTTGGCGGATACCGCTGTAGGCGACGAAATCACAACGGAAATTGAAGGAATCGGGAAGCTCGTCAGCACCATTGTCAGTGACGATATCTTCACGAAAGGACAGGACCATTCGCACATAAAAATTCCTTATTAA
- a CDS encoding 5-carboxymethyl-2-hydroxymuconate Delta-isomerase has product MPHIIIEYTDNIKEDILIEELLKKMNDVLISYPSIFPIGGIRSRAIELKHYRVADGTENDAFVHAMLKIGAGRNEPDKTNVCDLLFATMEAHFATLFSKRYLALSMELVEFSESGTYKKNNIHDRYK; this is encoded by the coding sequence ATGCCTCATATCATTATAGAATACACGGACAATATTAAGGAAGACATCCTGATTGAAGAATTATTAAAGAAAATGAATGATGTATTGATTTCCTATCCCTCCATCTTTCCGATTGGCGGCATTCGTTCCCGTGCCATTGAACTGAAGCATTATCGGGTTGCCGATGGCACAGAGAATGATGCCTTTGTTCACGCCATGCTGAAAATTGGCGCAGGAAGAAATGAGCCTGATAAGACTAACGTATGCGATTTGCTTTTTGCAACGATGGAAGCCCATTTCGCAACGCTCTTTTCCAAAAGATATCTCGCCCTTTCCATGGAGCTTGTGGAATTCAGTGAGTCGGGCACATATAAAAAGAATAATATTCATGATCGATATAAGTGA
- the hpaB gene encoding 4-hydroxyphenylacetate 3-monooxygenase, oxygenase component — protein MPAKTGEEYINGVDEAGANVWIDGEQVKGKFSEHPAFMGVMKTQAELYDLQHDPKKQDIMTYISPTSNDRVGTSFLQPRTKEDLETRRNMIQEWARHNNGMMGRSPDYINSGLMAYGSAADMFGTQDPAFAKNMKAYYELCREKDLSLTHTLIQPQVNRGVSAAKLPDPYIAARIAGKNSEGLIIKGARLLATQGGITDEIMVFPSTLLKQSEEENPYAFAFSIPNNTPGLKFICRETFDYGKSHYDHPLGSRFEEMDAIIVFDDVVVPWNRVFAYGDVGICNQAYNESNAVVHMTHQVVAKNIAKTEFILGILQLMVETINIGQYQHVQEKISEVIIALETVKAFITASEANAKLDKWGIMTPDFTPLNIARNYYPKIYPRFSEIMQLLGASGLMAIPNEADFNSELRPDLDKYLQAANGPAYERVRLYRLAWDVCMSSFGTRQTLYERFFFGDPIRMASALYNGYDKQEYVDRVKEFLNRSEHLAEIN, from the coding sequence ATGCCAGCGAAAACAGGGGAAGAATATATTAATGGGGTGGACGAAGCAGGGGCGAATGTATGGATCGATGGGGAGCAAGTGAAGGGTAAGTTCAGTGAACATCCCGCATTCATGGGAGTCATGAAAACCCAGGCTGAATTATATGACCTTCAGCATGACCCCAAAAAACAAGATATCATGACATACATCTCGCCAACCTCGAATGATAGGGTGGGGACTTCATTCTTGCAGCCGCGGACGAAGGAAGATCTTGAAACAAGAAGAAATATGATTCAGGAATGGGCTCGTCATAATAATGGCATGATGGGAAGGTCTCCTGATTATATCAATAGCGGGCTGATGGCCTATGGCTCGGCTGCGGACATGTTCGGCACGCAGGATCCGGCATTTGCAAAAAATATGAAAGCTTATTATGAGCTCTGCAGGGAAAAGGATTTGTCATTGACACATACCCTGATCCAGCCGCAGGTCAATAGGGGAGTAAGTGCGGCAAAGCTTCCCGATCCATACATCGCCGCCAGGATAGCGGGCAAGAATTCAGAAGGGCTCATTATTAAAGGAGCGAGGCTACTTGCTACACAGGGGGGGATAACGGATGAAATCATGGTTTTTCCTTCAACATTACTTAAGCAATCGGAAGAAGAAAATCCTTATGCTTTCGCCTTCTCCATCCCCAATAACACTCCAGGACTAAAGTTCATTTGTCGAGAAACCTTCGATTATGGCAAATCACATTATGACCATCCGCTTGGCTCAAGATTTGAGGAAATGGATGCAATCATCGTTTTTGATGATGTGGTCGTTCCTTGGAATCGGGTATTTGCCTACGGGGATGTTGGCATTTGTAACCAAGCTTATAATGAAAGTAATGCCGTTGTCCATATGACGCATCAGGTGGTAGCAAAGAATATCGCAAAAACGGAGTTCATCTTGGGGATTTTGCAACTGATGGTGGAAACGATCAACATTGGGCAGTATCAGCATGTCCAGGAAAAGATTTCGGAAGTCATCATTGCACTTGAAACGGTGAAGGCATTCATTACAGCCTCTGAGGCAAATGCAAAATTGGATAAGTGGGGAATTATGACTCCGGATTTCACCCCGCTGAACATTGCCCGTAATTATTATCCGAAAATTTATCCGAGGTTCAGTGAAATCATGCAGCTTCTTGGAGCGAGCGGCTTAATGGCCATTCCGAATGAGGCGGATTTCAATTCTGAGCTCCGGCCAGATTTAGATAAATATCTTCAGGCAGCAAATGGGCCGGCATATGAAAGGGTCAGGTTGTACCGGCTGGCTTGGGATGTGTGCATGAGCTCATTTGGCACAAGACAAACGCTGTATGAACGGTTCTTTTTTGGAGATCCGATCCGGATGGCAAGCGCATTATATAACGGCTACGACAAACAGGAATATGTGGACCGCGTCAAGGAGTTTTTAAACCGCTCTGAACATCTCGCAGAAATCAACTGA
- the hpaD gene encoding 3,4-dihydroxyphenylacetate 2,3-dioxygenase: MNFSIIRVARTILNVTDLDKSRAFYVDALGFIETERTDEHIYLRGLEEAHHHSLILQKAENPSVEAIGYKVEKEEDLNELEIFLKSKGMKMKWMEAGTQHALGRTLRVQDISGLPMEFFCKMDKAERLLQRFDLHRGSRVQRIDHVNCSVPNVQKAHDFYVKELGFVCSEDTIDEAGHLWATWLHRKQTVHDQAFMNGVGPKLHHIGFWLPDPLAIIHACDVLASLGYAQSIERGPGRHGLSNAFFLYLRDPDGHRIELYNGDYLTSDPDNEPIHWDLDDPRRQTFWGAKAPDSWFDEASVVLDIITREEVLLEDPILEKKKPEFMI; encoded by the coding sequence ATGAACTTTTCCATTATTCGTGTTGCGAGAACGATCCTTAATGTTACCGATTTAGACAAATCGAGGGCATTCTATGTGGACGCCTTAGGTTTTATTGAAACGGAAAGAACGGATGAACACATTTATCTACGCGGACTGGAGGAAGCGCACCATCATTCGCTGATCCTGCAAAAGGCGGAAAATCCTAGCGTGGAGGCGATAGGGTACAAGGTTGAAAAAGAGGAGGATTTAAATGAACTGGAAATATTTCTGAAATCCAAAGGGATGAAAATGAAGTGGATGGAGGCTGGAACGCAGCATGCTTTAGGCAGGACGCTTCGTGTTCAGGACATTTCCGGCCTGCCAATGGAGTTTTTTTGCAAAATGGATAAAGCGGAGAGACTGCTGCAACGATTCGATTTGCACAGAGGCTCAAGGGTCCAGAGAATCGATCATGTGAATTGCAGCGTTCCCAATGTACAAAAAGCCCATGACTTTTATGTCAAAGAATTAGGTTTTGTATGCTCGGAAGATACAATCGATGAGGCGGGGCATTTATGGGCTACATGGCTGCATAGGAAACAAACGGTCCATGATCAGGCCTTCATGAATGGTGTTGGTCCAAAGCTGCACCATATCGGCTTCTGGCTGCCGGACCCGCTCGCGATCATCCATGCCTGTGATGTGCTGGCATCACTCGGTTATGCCCAGTCCATTGAACGCGGACCCGGAAGGCATGGTCTTTCCAACGCATTTTTCCTTTATTTAAGAGATCCGGATGGACATAGGATCGAATTATACAATGGCGATTATTTAACGTCCGATCCTGATAATGAACCGATCCATTGGGATTTGGATGATCCGAGGCGACAGACCTTCTGGGGTGCCAAGGCTCCTGATTCTTGGTTCGATGAGGCTTCCGTCGTCCTTGATATCATCACGCGCGAAGAAGTTCTCCTTGAAGATCCCATCCTTGAAAAAAAGAAGCCTGAATTCATGATCTAG
- the hpaE gene encoding 5-carboxymethyl-2-hydroxymuconate semialdehyde dehydrogenase, with translation MPTFPVQDVQHYINGQFIDGKSGKTFANLNPFNNQVINNVAEGFKEDIDQAVAAAKEAFDNGPWRTMKVEERLAYLSRIADLIEENAEEISFLETLDTGLPISQTKKQAARGAENFRFYAEMVKSRLIGESYQVDDTFINYTIHKPIGVAGLITPWNAPFMLETWKIAPALATGNTCVLKPAEWSPLTANKLARIIEQSGLPKGVLNIVHGFGETAGASLVAHPDVQLISFTGETTTGAEIIKNGADTMKRFSMELGGKSPAIIFEDADLERALDSVVWGIYSFNGERCTANSRLFVHESIINPFVQQLKQRVHTIKIGNPLDPGTEIGPLIHRNHFDNVSRYLKIAKDEGASVVSATIPEEFNQGNFIAPTLLLNCTNEMTVAQEEIFGPVMAVIPFKTEEEVLRMANDVKYGLAAYVWTNDMKRGHRFAQAVDSGMVWVNSQNVRDLRIPFGGSKYSGVGREGGHYSFEFYTETQVIHVAIGEHHIPKFGVEEQNAVSSAEN, from the coding sequence TTGCCAACCTTTCCAGTTCAGGATGTCCAGCATTACATCAATGGGCAATTTATTGATGGAAAATCAGGAAAAACCTTTGCCAATCTGAATCCTTTTAATAATCAAGTGATCAATAATGTCGCAGAAGGGTTTAAAGAAGATATCGATCAGGCGGTAGCAGCTGCAAAAGAAGCATTCGATAATGGACCGTGGCGAACGATGAAGGTGGAAGAAAGATTGGCATACTTGAGCAGGATTGCTGATTTGATTGAAGAAAATGCCGAGGAAATTTCCTTTTTGGAAACACTTGATACCGGGCTTCCCATCAGCCAGACAAAAAAACAGGCAGCAAGGGGAGCGGAGAATTTTCGGTTTTATGCTGAAATGGTGAAAAGCAGATTGATTGGTGAATCGTATCAGGTCGATGACACTTTCATCAATTATACAATTCATAAACCTATAGGTGTTGCCGGGTTAATTACACCGTGGAATGCACCTTTCATGCTGGAAACATGGAAAATCGCCCCGGCTCTGGCCACAGGCAATACTTGTGTTCTTAAACCAGCGGAATGGTCTCCTTTGACCGCCAATAAATTAGCTCGGATCATTGAGCAATCAGGTTTGCCAAAAGGCGTATTGAATATTGTCCACGGTTTTGGGGAGACGGCAGGTGCATCGCTCGTTGCCCATCCTGATGTCCAATTGATTTCCTTTACCGGAGAGACGACTACTGGGGCTGAAATCATTAAAAATGGCGCCGATACAATGAAGCGGTTTTCCATGGAGCTCGGAGGAAAGTCACCTGCAATCATCTTTGAAGATGCCGACTTGGAAAGGGCCCTGGATTCCGTCGTTTGGGGGATCTATTCTTTCAATGGGGAGCGCTGCACGGCAAATTCGAGGTTATTCGTTCATGAATCGATCATCAATCCGTTCGTTCAACAATTGAAGCAGCGTGTTCACACGATCAAGATTGGTAATCCACTGGATCCAGGAACGGAGATCGGCCCGCTAATCCATCGAAATCATTTTGATAATGTCTCCCGTTACTTGAAAATAGCGAAGGATGAAGGCGCCAGTGTTGTAAGCGCTACCATTCCGGAGGAGTTCAATCAAGGGAACTTTATCGCCCCGACACTACTACTGAACTGCACAAATGAAATGACGGTGGCACAGGAGGAGATTTTTGGCCCAGTGATGGCGGTCATTCCATTCAAGACGGAAGAGGAAGTCCTGAGAATGGCTAACGATGTAAAGTATGGGCTTGCCGCATATGTATGGACGAACGATATGAAGCGTGGACATAGATTCGCTCAAGCGGTGGACAGCGGAATGGTGTGGGTGAACTCCCAAAATGTCAGGGATTTGCGCATTCCGTTTGGAGGTTCGAAATACAGTGGGGTTGGTCGTGAAGGCGGCCATTACAGCTTTGAATTTTATACGGAAACCCAAGTCATCCATGTTGCAATTGGAGAGCATCACATTCCGAAATTTGGAGTGGAAGAACAGAATGCCGTTTCATCTGCCGAAAATTAA
- the hpaI gene encoding 2,4-dihydroxyhept-2-ene-1,7-dioic acid aldolase — protein MYEEIKSRLRGSIAPVITPFDNKLEVDVPALENLVNWHIESGTHGISVCGTTGEPSSLTVEERELVMETAIKTANGRVPVAPGTGSANQKETLHLTKRAEEMGADAALVIVPYYNKPNQQALYNHFKTVADSVAMPIVIYNIPGRTATNLEVKTLARLAEDCKNIIGVKESNKDFEHVNRVLLNCGRDFLLYSGIELLCYPMLAIGGAGHISATANITPKEVAEIYNLWVEGEVDKALDLHYKLMPLNDVLFKETNPGPLKAAMGMMGKINPALRPPMGPPSEPLERELRETLQSYGLVKREIKS, from the coding sequence ATGTACGAGGAAATCAAAAGTCGTTTAAGGGGATCCATCGCTCCAGTCATAACACCATTTGACAATAAATTGGAGGTGGACGTACCTGCACTGGAAAATCTCGTAAACTGGCATATTGAAAGTGGTACCCATGGAATTTCGGTATGCGGGACGACAGGAGAGCCCAGTTCATTAACCGTTGAAGAGCGGGAATTGGTGATGGAAACTGCAATAAAAACAGCAAATGGCCGTGTTCCGGTTGCACCAGGTACTGGATCCGCCAATCAAAAAGAAACGCTGCATTTGACAAAGAGAGCTGAGGAAATGGGAGCGGATGCCGCTTTAGTGATCGTTCCTTACTACAATAAGCCAAACCAGCAGGCACTTTACAATCATTTTAAAACAGTGGCGGATTCAGTTGCTATGCCGATTGTCATTTATAACATTCCTGGCAGGACGGCGACTAATTTAGAAGTGAAGACCCTGGCACGCCTTGCTGAAGATTGCAAAAATATCATTGGTGTAAAGGAATCCAATAAGGATTTCGAACATGTGAACCGCGTCTTGTTAAATTGTGGAAGGGATTTCCTCTTATATTCTGGCATCGAATTGTTATGCTATCCTATGCTGGCGATCGGCGGAGCGGGTCATATTAGTGCGACAGCGAACATCACGCCTAAAGAAGTGGCCGAAATCTATAACCTTTGGGTGGAAGGCGAGGTAGATAAGGCACTCGACCTCCATTATAAATTGATGCCTCTCAATGATGTATTGTTTAAAGAAACCAATCCAGGACCATTGAAAGCGGCGATGGGAATGATGGGGAAAATAAATCCAGCACTGCGTCCTCCGATGGGCCCGCCTTCTGAACCTTTGGAGCGTGAATTGCGTGAAACCCTTCAATCATACGGATTGGTTAAAAGAGAAATCAAGTCATAA
- a CDS encoding GntR family transcriptional regulator produces MENKNNKISKKQMAYEHLRQLILDGTYGSGQRIIIDQIAKELKLSPIPVREAIRQLESDGLIQYKPYSGAVVTSINESEYIETLSVLSLLEGYAAALSSLTMDDQDFDKLINLNKEMEKALHLFELELFGKLNECFHAEINEKCGNSFLIEEIKHSQQRMNRVRKSMFTMVPQRAVQSIREHEHIIKLLKEKASFEEIESMVRKHKLNAISTFKQRADTNRDQAL; encoded by the coding sequence ATGGAAAATAAAAACAATAAAATCAGTAAAAAGCAAATGGCATATGAACATCTTCGTCAATTGATCTTGGATGGAACATACGGTTCTGGACAGCGTATCATCATCGATCAAATCGCTAAAGAACTAAAATTAAGTCCAATCCCGGTCAGGGAAGCGATCAGGCAACTTGAATCCGATGGACTCATTCAATATAAGCCATATAGCGGAGCGGTTGTCACAAGCATCAATGAAAGCGAATACATTGAAACGCTTTCTGTTTTATCGCTTCTTGAGGGCTATGCAGCGGCGCTAAGTTCTTTAACGATGGATGATCAGGATTTTGACAAACTAATTAATTTAAACAAAGAGATGGAAAAAGCGCTCCATCTCTTTGAATTGGAGCTGTTTGGAAAATTAAACGAGTGCTTCCATGCCGAAATTAATGAGAAATGCGGAAATTCCTTTTTAATAGAAGAAATCAAGCATTCCCAGCAAAGAATGAATAGAGTCAGAAAGTCGATGTTCACCATGGTGCCGCAGCGTGCAGTCCAATCGATTCGTGAACATGAACATATCATCAAGCTCCTTAAGGAAAAAGCATCATTTGAAGAAATTGAATCAATGGTAAGGAAGCATAAGCTGAATGCCATCAGTACATTCAAGCAGAGGGCAGACACGAACCGCGATCAAGCACTTTGA
- a CDS encoding pyridoxal phosphate-dependent aminotransferase codes for MKLANRVQSLTPSTTLAITAKAKELKAQGIDIIGLGAGEPDYNTPQHIIDAAIQSMNDGQTKYTPSAGLPKLKEAIAAKLKRDQGLEYKTSEILVGSGAKHALYTLFQAILDEGDEVIVPIPYWVSYPEQIKLADGKPVYIVGTEENQYKITKEQLEQAITEKTKAVIINSPSNPTGMLYSREELAAIGEVCLAHDILIVSDEIYEKLVYGNATHTSIAEISPALKKQTIIINGVSKSHSMTGWRIGYAAGDESIIKAMTNLASHSTSNPTTTAQYGAIAAYEGPQDAVEEMRQAFEERLNKIYDKLIEIPGFSCIKPQGAFYLFPNVKRAAELTGYSNVEDFTTALLEEAKVAVIPGSGFGAPDNIRLSYATSLELLEAAIERIHSFVTSKMA; via the coding sequence ATGAAATTAGCTAACCGGGTTCAGTCATTGACACCATCAACAACATTGGCCATCACGGCAAAAGCAAAAGAACTTAAGGCCCAAGGTATTGATATCATTGGTTTGGGGGCAGGTGAGCCTGACTATAATACGCCCCAGCATATTATAGATGCAGCGATTCAATCGATGAATGACGGTCAAACCAAATATACACCTTCTGCTGGTCTGCCGAAGCTTAAAGAAGCGATTGCAGCTAAATTGAAGCGTGATCAAGGCTTGGAATACAAGACTTCCGAAATCCTGGTAGGATCCGGTGCCAAGCATGCACTTTATACGTTATTTCAAGCGATCCTGGATGAAGGTGATGAAGTCATCGTCCCGATTCCATATTGGGTAAGTTACCCTGAGCAAATTAAGCTTGCTGACGGAAAGCCGGTTTATATTGTTGGTACGGAGGAAAATCAATATAAAATAACGAAGGAACAATTAGAGCAAGCCATAACCGAGAAAACGAAAGCGGTGATCATTAACTCTCCAAGCAATCCAACGGGCATGCTTTATTCGAGGGAAGAGCTGGCGGCCATTGGGGAAGTGTGCCTTGCACATGATATCTTGATCGTTTCCGATGAAATTTATGAAAAATTGGTTTATGGAAATGCAACGCATACATCCATTGCAGAGATTTCACCTGCATTGAAAAAGCAAACGATCATCATCAATGGCGTTTCCAAATCTCATTCAATGACAGGCTGGAGAATCGGCTATGCTGCAGGTGATGAGTCGATCATTAAAGCGATGACGAACCTTGCCAGCCATAGTACATCGAACCCTACGACGACTGCACAGTATGGGGCGATTGCTGCCTATGAAGGGCCGCAGGACGCCGTTGAAGAAATGCGTCAAGCGTTCGAGGAACGTCTGAATAAGATATATGATAAATTGATCGAGATCCCAGGATTTAGCTGCATTAAACCTCAGGGAGCATTTTACCTGTTTCCGAATGTTAAGCGGGCCGCTGAATTGACAGGGTACAGTAATGTCGAGGACTTCACGACTGCATTGCTGGAAGAAGCTAAAGTAGCTGTCATTCCAGGTTCAGGTTTTGGTGCACCTGATAACATCCGTCTTTCTTATGCAACTTCGTTGGAATTGCTTGAAGCGGCGATTGAGAGAATTCATTCTTTTGTTACATCCAAAATGGCCTAA
- a CDS encoding cell wall elongation regulator TseB-like domain-containing protein, giving the protein MKKWLIIASILVLCFIGFVGGAYIKALQPKKEAGSAAFKKAREEAGLRTMDDFYLYNGQDSYSVIIGKGENGTKKVVWLPEDKKKKLVVEDYKDGKSKKEILRIAEEKLNPQKIISVKLGMEKNVPLWEVTYLDESERFNYDYYDFKTGEWLKYYRSI; this is encoded by the coding sequence TTGAAAAAATGGTTGATTATCGCTTCCATTCTGGTCCTTTGTTTTATCGGATTTGTCGGGGGAGCATATATTAAAGCATTGCAGCCAAAAAAAGAAGCTGGCAGTGCGGCTTTTAAAAAGGCAAGGGAAGAGGCCGGCCTTCGGACCATGGATGATTTCTACCTTTATAATGGACAGGATTCGTATTCCGTCATCATTGGTAAAGGGGAAAACGGGACTAAAAAAGTAGTCTGGCTTCCCGAGGATAAGAAAAAGAAACTAGTAGTGGAAGACTATAAAGATGGTAAATCGAAAAAAGAAATCTTACGCATTGCCGAGGAAAAGCTAAATCCGCAAAAAATCATTTCCGTCAAGCTTGGCATGGAAAAGAATGTTCCTCTTTGGGAAGTAACATATCTTGATGAATCCGAGCGTTTTAATTATGATTATTATGATTTTAAAACGGGGGAATGGCTTAAGTATTATCGAAGCATTTAG
- a CDS encoding YpmA family protein, producing the protein MESKIEVISTVRLQHSPDLYKIVDSLNRTLKKDDLMFGLALDSEDQEKAIFTIYRT; encoded by the coding sequence ATGGAAAGCAAAATCGAAGTTATTTCGACAGTCAGGCTGCAGCATTCACCTGACTTGTATAAAATTGTGGATTCTTTGAACCGAACATTGAAAAAAGACGATTTAATGTTCGGATTGGCATTGGATTCCGAAGATCAAGAAAAAGCGATATTTACAATTTATCGTACATAG